One window of Candidatus Phytoplasma solani genomic DNA carries:
- a CDS encoding DNA-directed RNA polymerase subunit alpha — MKNLKFIKPFFVEELDDKLTSGKFIIHPLERGYGITIGNALRRVLLSSLPGTAIVNVKIEGVEQEFTTIPGIYEDVMAIILNLKKIIFKVDDESNDFEEKLEISLIGPQKITASSFKLPAGVKVINPEALIATISSDINFHMIVTIKKGIGYVGSKENKVHSENQIGVIPIDSLFTPVINVSYQVEKKLGNKEELTMEITTNGALLAKEALATAAKILVDHFNVVVELSKQISHVEFVSEAKVEAHNYVLDLEIEQLDLSVRLFNSLKRAGINTVAALVKLSQKEVAELKSLGRKSFQELKDKFVEYGLEFNDCLKEALHHSEEEDSN, encoded by the coding sequence ATGAAAAATCTTAAATTTATTAAACCTTTTTTTGTTGAAGAACTAGATGACAAACTTACTTCTGGCAAATTTATCATTCATCCTTTAGAGAGAGGTTACGGCATTACCATCGGAAACGCTTTAAGAAGAGTTTTATTATCTTCTTTACCTGGAACTGCAATTGTTAATGTCAAAATTGAAGGCGTTGAACAAGAATTCACTACTATTCCTGGCATTTATGAAGATGTTATGGCCATTATTTTAAACTTAAAAAAAATTATTTTTAAAGTTGACGATGAATCAAATGATTTTGAAGAAAAATTAGAAATTTCTCTTATTGGTCCTCAAAAAATTACTGCATCTTCGTTTAAACTACCTGCTGGTGTTAAGGTTATCAATCCGGAAGCACTGATTGCAACTATTTCTTCCGATATCAACTTTCATATGATAGTTACTATCAAAAAAGGAATTGGTTATGTGGGTTCAAAAGAAAATAAAGTTCACAGTGAAAATCAAATAGGTGTCATTCCAATCGATTCTTTGTTTACACCAGTTATAAATGTTTCTTATCAAGTAGAAAAAAAATTAGGTAACAAAGAAGAATTAACTATGGAAATCACCACCAATGGAGCTCTTTTAGCGAAAGAAGCGCTTGCAACAGCGGCAAAAATTTTAGTAGATCATTTTAATGTAGTAGTTGAATTAAGTAAACAAATATCTCATGTTGAATTTGTTTCTGAAGCCAAAGTAGAAGCTCATAATTATGTCCTTGATTTGGAAATTGAACAACTAGATTTATCAGTTAGACTTTTTAACAGTCTTAAAAGAGCCGGAATTAATACAGTTGCTGCTTTAGTTAAACTTAGCCAAAAAGAAGTAGCTGAATTAAAAAGTTTAGGTCGTAAATCATTCCAAGAACTAAAAGATAAATTTGTAGAATACGGTTTAGAATTTAATGATTGTTTAAAAGAAGCTTTGCATCACAGTGAAGAAGAAGATTCAAATTAG
- the rpmD gene encoding 50S ribosomal protein L30, with protein MKLKITLIKSLIACRKNQIRTAYSLGLKKINSQVIQDDTPAIHGMIKTISHLVSVQKVFDTKEEA; from the coding sequence ATGAAACTTAAAATAACCTTAATCAAAAGTTTAATTGCTTGTCGTAAGAATCAAATTAGAACTGCTTATTCTTTAGGTTTAAAAAAAATAAATAGTCAAGTAATCCAAGATGATACTCCAGCCATCCATGGAATGATTAAAACTATCAGTCATCTTGTTTCGGTTCAAAAAGTTTTTGATACAAAGGAGGAAGCATAA
- the rpsH gene encoding 30S ribosomal protein S8, protein MVMTDPIADMLTRIRNANQMSHLKVLIPTSKLKLEILSVLKNEGFIKSFYLPQSSRDIIVSLKYASNKEKVIKGLKRVSKPGLRVYATAQQMPKVLNGLGIALVSTSKGILTDAQARISQVGGEILAYVW, encoded by the coding sequence ATGGTTATGACTGATCCTATTGCAGATATGTTAACACGTATCCGTAATGCTAATCAAATGTCACATTTAAAAGTGTTAATCCCTACTTCAAAGTTAAAATTAGAAATTTTATCAGTTTTAAAAAATGAAGGATTTATTAAAAGTTTTTATCTACCTCAATCATCTCGAGACATAATTGTTAGTTTAAAATATGCTTCCAATAAAGAAAAAGTGATTAAAGGATTGAAAAGAGTTTCTAAACCAGGACTAAGGGTTTATGCAACAGCTCAACAAATGCCTAAAGTTTTAAATGGTTTAGGAATAGCTTTAGTTTCTACTTCTAAAGGTATTTTAACTGACGCTCAAGCTCGAATTTCTCAGGTTGGTGGAGAAATTTTAGCTTATGTTTGGTAA
- a CDS encoding adenylate kinase has product MILILLGPPGIGKGTQAAVLSDILKIHHVATGDIFRKNFQENTKLGKESKEFIAKGLLVPDDITNQMIADYLSQIVFNSGFLLDGFPRNVLQAQFLEIFFAKSNLTLTKVIYFNAGTQDLMKRIVGRRICHGCGKVYHLNHIPPRVQGVCDKDQKKLIQREDDKPDTFLKRLKVFNQETLPLVKYYRQKKQLFEVDGMQNIQQVTQIILKVLEMEQK; this is encoded by the coding sequence ATGATATTAATATTATTAGGACCTCCCGGAATTGGAAAAGGAACTCAAGCAGCTGTTTTATCAGATATTTTAAAGATTCATCATGTTGCAACAGGTGATATTTTTCGCAAAAATTTTCAAGAAAATACTAAATTAGGTAAGGAAAGTAAAGAATTCATCGCTAAAGGGCTTTTAGTACCCGATGACATCACTAATCAAATGATTGCTGATTATTTATCTCAAATAGTTTTTAACTCAGGTTTTTTATTAGATGGTTTCCCGCGAAATGTCTTGCAAGCACAATTTTTAGAAATTTTTTTTGCCAAATCGAATTTAACTTTAACAAAAGTAATTTATTTTAACGCTGGAACTCAAGATTTAATGAAACGTATTGTTGGTCGAAGAATCTGTCATGGATGTGGTAAAGTCTATCATTTAAATCATATTCCACCTCGAGTTCAAGGTGTTTGTGATAAAGACCAAAAAAAATTAATCCAAAGAGAAGACGATAAACCTGATACTTTTTTAAAACGTTTAAAAGTGTTTAACCAAGAAACTTTACCTTTGGTGAAGTATTACCGTCAAAAAAAGCAACTTTTCGAAGTTGATGGCATGCAAAACATTCAACAAGTTACTCAAATAATTTTAAAAGTTTTAGAAATGGAGCAAAAATGA
- the rplR gene encoding 50S ribosomal protein L18 yields the protein MIIKQSSNVLRKKRHLRLRKIVIGSNTRPRLNIFRSNKFIYVQLIDDNSKNTLCSVHSKETSIIGANIKTAQAVGALIAKKALSLGIKNIVFDRSGYLYHGKIKALAEACRQSGLQF from the coding sequence ATGATAATTAAACAATCTTCTAATGTTTTACGTAAAAAACGTCATCTTCGTCTCAGAAAAATTGTTATAGGGTCAAACACTCGCCCCCGTTTAAATATTTTTAGGTCTAACAAATTCATTTATGTCCAATTAATTGACGATAATAGTAAAAACACTTTATGCAGTGTTCACAGCAAAGAAACTAGTATTATCGGTGCAAATATCAAAACAGCTCAAGCAGTTGGCGCTTTAATAGCAAAAAAAGCTTTATCTTTAGGAATTAAAAATATTGTCTTTGATCGCTCTGGGTATTTGTATCACGGTAAAATAAAAGCTTTAGCTGAAGCTTGTCGCCAATCAGGATTACAATTTTAA
- the secY gene encoding preprotein translocase subunit SecY, with product MKRKLKLILGNPKLIFQILFTFLILFLFKLGSTLNLPFIPVKQFGLSERRFFPIEPQKLFGLGIYPYITASIVVQFLQKLLPICHEWKDQGQIGKRKLNLLTRVLALLFVFGQTFAFLNNFNKVLLSPESKILSGDCFLISLIAVAGCAILIWFADLINSKGIGNGTSLLIIASMSGSLISSFQELKNIFLLPMVQSFNAKEFINFIIIVLVLILFLVITVIVQITSLKIPIHYARNQVASQGNSYIPLKINTAGVMPLILANALLQPFNFLTQVINNQTFNNIITYLTNIKIINFAFGLHILLIIVFSFFSTFMNVNPEEISEHLSKQDAYIAGLRPGEQTTYYLSSLLFKITVIGTLFMITLVTTPYLMDIFFGLKNMKLGGTSLLIIVSVAMETIQRIMATANKKEYAKLF from the coding sequence ATGAAACGTAAACTAAAATTAATTTTAGGTAATCCAAAATTGATTTTTCAAATCTTATTTACTTTTTTGATTCTTTTTCTTTTTAAATTAGGTTCTACTTTAAATTTGCCTTTTATTCCTGTTAAACAATTTGGATTATCAGAAAGACGATTTTTTCCAATTGAGCCTCAAAAACTTTTTGGCTTAGGTATCTATCCTTATATTACAGCTTCTATTGTAGTCCAATTTTTACAAAAGCTTTTACCTATTTGTCACGAATGGAAAGATCAAGGTCAAATCGGTAAACGAAAACTTAATCTTTTAACTCGCGTTTTAGCTCTTTTATTTGTTTTTGGACAAACTTTTGCCTTTCTTAATAATTTTAATAAAGTATTATTATCACCAGAATCAAAAATTTTGTCGGGAGATTGCTTTTTAATCTCTTTGATTGCTGTAGCGGGATGTGCTATTCTCATTTGGTTTGCTGATTTAATCAATTCTAAAGGAATTGGTAATGGTACTTCTCTTTTGATTATAGCTTCTATGAGTGGTAGCTTAATTTCTTCTTTTCAAGAATTAAAAAACATTTTTTTGCTACCAATGGTTCAAAGTTTTAATGCAAAAGAGTTTATAAATTTTATTATTATTGTTTTAGTTTTGATCTTGTTTTTAGTTATTACTGTGATTGTTCAAATAACTTCTTTGAAAATACCAATTCATTATGCTCGCAATCAAGTTGCATCTCAAGGTAATAGTTATATCCCTTTGAAAATTAACACTGCTGGAGTTATGCCTTTGATTTTAGCCAATGCCTTGTTGCAACCTTTTAATTTTTTAACTCAAGTAATCAATAATCAAACATTTAATAACATTATTACATATTTAACTAATATTAAAATTATTAATTTTGCTTTTGGGTTACATATTTTATTAATCATTGTTTTTTCATTTTTCTCTACTTTTATGAATGTTAATCCTGAAGAAATTTCCGAACATTTATCAAAACAAGACGCTTATATTGCCGGTTTAAGACCTGGAGAGCAAACCACTTATTATTTATCTTCTCTTTTGTTTAAAATCACTGTTATAGGTACTCTTTTTATGATTACTCTTGTTACTACTCCTTACCTTATGGACATTTTTTTTGGTTTAAAAAATATGAAATTAGGAGGAACCAGTTTACTAATTATCGTCAGTGTTGCAATGGAAACTATTCAACGTATTATGGCTACTGCTAACAAAAAAGAATATGCAAAATTATTTTAA
- the rplE gene encoding 50S ribosomal protein L5, with translation MKKENNLYQLDHQKITATLMETFNYKSIMQVPKIEKIVVNMGVGDAIFNVKVLDDVVEELKLLTGQSPIITKAKKSISNFKLREGMPIGAKVTLRGVRKEAFLYKLTRLVFPRVRDFRGISGKSFDGRGNYALGLKEQIVFPEINIDKVKKIRGMDIIIVTTAKNNVQAKKLLELYGMPFKN, from the coding sequence ATGAAAAAAGAAAATAATTTATATCAATTAGATCATCAAAAGATAACTGCTACCTTAATGGAAACTTTCAACTATAAATCAATTATGCAAGTCCCTAAAATTGAAAAAATTGTTGTTAATATGGGTGTTGGTGATGCTATTTTTAACGTCAAAGTTTTAGATGATGTAGTAGAAGAATTGAAATTGTTAACAGGACAAAGTCCTATAATTACTAAAGCTAAAAAATCTATTTCTAATTTTAAATTACGTGAAGGGATGCCAATTGGTGCTAAAGTTACTTTAAGAGGTGTTCGCAAAGAAGCTTTTTTGTATAAATTAACTCGTCTTGTTTTCCCTCGTGTAAGAGATTTTAGAGGTATTTCAGGTAAATCTTTTGATGGCAGAGGTAATTACGCTTTAGGTCTGAAAGAACAAATTGTTTTTCCAGAAATTAACATTGATAAAGTCAAAAAAATCCGCGGGATGGATATCATTATTGTCACTACTGCTAAAAATAACGTTCAAGCCAAAAAGCTGTTAGAACTTTATGGCATGCCGTTTAAAAATTAA
- the rplF gene encoding 50S ribosomal protein L6: MSRVGNKVIEIPDTVTVDIQDKNIILVKGHKGQLSYQFNHRLKITHENKVIAVTRPSDEIFMKKIHGTTRALLANMVQGVDKGFQKTLKTVGLAYRAQIKDKRLILSLGFSHPVSVDIPDYIEIVVNQNTEIVIKGIDKQLVGEFAAKIVKLRKPEPYKGKGIRYVGQYIRQKAGKSAKKTRKD, encoded by the coding sequence ATGTCACGCGTCGGAAATAAAGTAATTGAAATCCCTGATACAGTTACAGTTGATATTCAAGATAAAAATATTATCTTAGTTAAAGGTCATAAAGGACAATTATCATATCAATTTAATCATCGATTAAAAATTACTCATGAAAACAAAGTTATTGCAGTAACACGTCCTAGTGATGAAATTTTTATGAAAAAAATTCATGGAACCACTAGAGCTTTACTTGCTAATATGGTTCAAGGGGTCGATAAAGGATTTCAAAAAACTTTAAAAACCGTTGGTTTAGCTTACCGCGCCCAAATCAAAGATAAACGACTCATTTTATCTTTAGGTTTTTCTCACCCTGTTAGTGTTGACATTCCTGATTATATCGAAATCGTAGTTAATCAAAATACAGAAATTGTTATTAAAGGAATTGATAAACAACTTGTTGGTGAATTTGCTGCTAAAATAGTTAAATTACGCAAACCCGAACCTTATAAAGGTAAAGGAATTCGTTATGTGGGGCAATATATTAGACAAAAAGCCGGTAAAAGCGCTAAAAAAACCAGAAAGGACTAA
- the rpmJ gene encoding 50S ribosomal protein L36, with the protein MKVKASVKKRSKDDIIVRRKGRVYVINKKNRRHNQRQG; encoded by the coding sequence ATGAAAGTTAAAGCATCGGTAAAAAAACGTAGTAAAGACGATATCATTGTTCGTCGTAAAGGACGCGTTTATGTTATTAATAAAAAAAACCGTAGGCACAATCAAAGACAAGGATAA
- a CDS encoding IS3 family transposase — protein MLEAERALLGSLFLNPEKMKYLTENQVKNIIHKYMHYYNYKRKMKILNYLSPIEYKKKYFK, from the coding sequence ATGTTAGAAGCTGAACGTGCATTGTTAGGTAGTTTGTTTTTAAACCCCGAAAAAATGAAATACTTAACCGAAAATCAAGTTAAAAATATTATTCATAAATATATGCATTATTATAACTACAAACGAAAAATGAAAATTCTTAATTATTTATCTCCGATTGAATATAAAAAAAAATATTTTAAATAA
- the rplQ gene encoding 50S ribosomal protein L17 has protein sequence MSFSKLGRNKSQRRALLRTLMTDLIVQEQIITTESKAKELQKLADKMVTLAKKGTLHTRRQAARHLFDEQINEETTVLQKLFQKIASQYLNCQGGYTRVIKTVPRRGDAAPMAIIAFV, from the coding sequence ATGTCTTTTAGTAAATTAGGACGCAATAAATCTCAAAGAAGAGCTTTATTAAGAACCTTAATGACTGATTTAATTGTGCAAGAACAAATTATAACAACAGAATCAAAAGCCAAAGAATTACAAAAATTAGCTGATAAAATGGTCACTTTAGCAAAAAAAGGGACTTTGCATACAAGACGTCAAGCTGCAAGACATCTTTTTGATGAACAAATTAACGAAGAAACAACTGTTTTGCAAAAATTATTTCAAAAAATAGCTTCTCAGTATTTGAATTGTCAAGGTGGATATACTCGAGTGATTAAAACCGTCCCTCGACGCGGCGATGCTGCACCAATGGCTATTATTGCTTTTGTTTAA
- the rpsQ gene encoding 30S ribosomal protein S17, giving the protein MQKTITVVVDIYKKDPLYGKRVKQSKKFHVHDENQLAKIGDLVNFMETRPLSKTKRFRLFKVLTHAKSLN; this is encoded by the coding sequence ATGCAAAAAACTATTACTGTTGTTGTTGATATTTACAAAAAAGATCCTTTATATGGCAAAAGAGTGAAGCAATCGAAAAAATTCCATGTTCATGATGAAAATCAACTAGCAAAAATCGGTGATTTAGTTAATTTTATGGAAACAAGACCTTTATCTAAAACTAAAAGATTTCGATTATTCAAAGTCCTTACTCATGCAAAGAGTCTAAATTAA
- the infA gene encoding translation initiation factor IF-1 — MSKTNIIETEAIIVEVLPNAKFKVELPNKKTINAYVSGKIRINNIRILPGDKVKIELSPYDPTSARITYRFK; from the coding sequence ATGTCAAAAACAAATATTATTGAAACGGAAGCTATTATTGTTGAAGTATTGCCAAATGCTAAATTTAAAGTAGAACTTCCAAATAAAAAAACGATCAATGCTTATGTTTCTGGTAAAATACGTATCAACAATATACGTATTTTACCTGGTGATAAAGTAAAAATTGAATTATCTCCATATGATCCAACTAGCGCACGTATTACATATCGTTTTAAATAA
- the rplO gene encoding 50S ribosomal protein L15, whose translation MLHTIKPIANARKTTKRLGRGPGSGTGKTSGKGHKGQLARSGKTLRPGFEGGQIPFFQRIPKRGFHNFAQKRYAILNLKTLQNFPEDSIITPQLLLDQKIIKDKLSGVKVLAQGTLTKRLVVKASKFSHQAEASILAVGGKIEVI comes from the coding sequence ATGTTACACACCATAAAACCCATTGCTAATGCTCGCAAAACTACTAAACGTTTAGGTCGTGGTCCTGGTAGCGGTACTGGTAAGACTTCTGGTAAAGGTCATAAAGGTCAATTAGCTCGTTCAGGTAAAACTCTTCGACCTGGTTTCGAAGGGGGACAAATCCCTTTTTTTCAAAGAATTCCTAAAAGAGGATTTCATAATTTTGCGCAAAAAAGATATGCTATTCTTAATTTAAAAACTTTACAAAATTTTCCAGAAGACAGCATTATCACTCCTCAATTATTATTAGATCAAAAAATTATTAAAGATAAATTATCTGGTGTTAAAGTCTTGGCGCAAGGAACTTTAACTAAAAGACTAGTTGTCAAAGCTTCTAAATTTTCTCACCAAGCAGAAGCGTCTATTTTAGCAGTTGGTGGAAAAATAGAGGTTATTTAA
- the rpsM gene encoding 30S ribosomal protein S13, whose translation MARIAGIDIPSDKRVVIALTYIYGLGKKLSQKILTELNINQDIRVKNLTEQQLSSLRSEITKYNVEGDLRREITLNIKRLMEIGAYRGLRHRKGLPVRGQKTRNNAHTVKGKPKAIAGKKK comes from the coding sequence ATGGCGAGAATTGCAGGAATAGATATTCCTAGTGATAAAAGAGTAGTCATTGCTTTAACTTATATTTATGGCTTAGGCAAAAAACTATCTCAAAAAATTTTAACTGAATTAAACATCAATCAAGATATTAGAGTTAAAAATTTGACAGAACAGCAATTATCCTCTTTGCGAAGTGAAATCACTAAATACAATGTTGAAGGCGATCTTAGACGTGAAATTACTCTTAACATTAAACGCTTAATGGAAATTGGTGCTTATAGAGGTTTACGTCATCGTAAAGGTTTACCTGTTAGAGGTCAAAAAACAAGAAATAACGCTCATACCGTCAAAGGTAAACCTAAAGCTATTGCTGGGAAAAAAAAATAA
- the map gene encoding type I methionyl aminopeptidase translates to MISIKTPYEISLMRQAGIILQQTHKMLAPFIVPGTSTEQLDILAQEFYQKQNVFSAFKGYHGFPKHICTSINEVVVHGIPLKTAILKLGDIVTLDISVSYQGYYADCAYTYFVSNACMIPPKLIDLTKEALMKGLAQIKPGNHFSDISYAIQTFAEHHNLGIVKDFTGHGIGKYLHEEPYIPNFGKPHQGDILKKGMTFCVEPMLTLGSPEVEILTDNWTVVTIDKSLSAHFEHTVVVTNTSYEILA, encoded by the coding sequence ATGATTTCTATCAAAACTCCTTATGAAATCTCTTTAATGAGGCAAGCTGGCATCATTTTACAACAAACTCATAAAATGCTTGCGCCTTTTATTGTTCCAGGAACTTCAACAGAGCAACTTGATATATTAGCTCAAGAATTTTATCAAAAGCAAAATGTTTTTTCCGCTTTTAAAGGTTATCATGGTTTTCCGAAACACATTTGTACTTCTATTAATGAAGTAGTTGTTCATGGTATTCCTTTAAAAACAGCAATTTTAAAATTAGGCGATATTGTTACGTTAGATATAAGTGTCAGCTATCAAGGTTATTATGCTGACTGTGCTTATACTTATTTTGTCAGTAATGCTTGCATGATCCCTCCAAAACTTATTGATTTAACTAAAGAAGCTTTAATGAAGGGACTTGCACAAATTAAACCAGGAAATCATTTTTCTGATATTTCTTATGCTATTCAAACATTTGCCGAACATCATAATTTAGGAATTGTGAAAGATTTTACTGGTCATGGGATTGGCAAATATCTACACGAAGAACCTTATATTCCTAATTTTGGCAAACCACATCAAGGCGATATTCTCAAAAAAGGAATGACTTTTTGTGTTGAACCAATGTTAACGTTAGGCAGTCCAGAAGTAGAAATTTTAACTGATAATTGGACTGTTGTCACCATCGATAAAAGTTTAAGTGCTCATTTTGAACATACAGTTGTAGTTACCAATACAAGTTATGAAATTTTAGCCTAA
- the rpsK gene encoding 30S ribosomal protein S11 translates to MARKKTTKRKVKKNIPLGIAHIHSTFNNTIVTITDINGNAITWSSAGALGFKGSRKSTPFAAQLAAEAVAKSAIEHGMLQIEAFITGPGPGREAAIRSLQAAGLEITVIKDVTAVPHNGCRPPKLRRV, encoded by the coding sequence TTGGCAAGAAAAAAAACCACCAAACGAAAAGTTAAAAAAAACATTCCTTTGGGAATAGCTCATATTCACTCCACTTTTAATAATACTATTGTCACTATTACAGACATCAATGGTAATGCTATCACTTGGAGTAGTGCTGGAGCTTTAGGCTTTAAAGGTAGTCGTAAATCAACCCCTTTTGCAGCTCAATTAGCAGCCGAAGCAGTTGCTAAATCTGCCATAGAACACGGAATGTTACAAATTGAAGCTTTTATTACAGGTCCAGGACCAGGTAGAGAAGCAGCTATTCGTTCTTTGCAGGCAGCAGGATTAGAAATTACTGTTATTAAAGATGTGACTGCAGTACCACATAATGGTTGTCGTCCACCAAAACTTCGGAGAGTGTGA
- the rplN gene encoding 50S ribosomal protein L14: MIQRESRLVVADNSGAKEVLVIGILGGTRRRYANIGDIVVVTVKSGSGTVKKHDVLKGVIVRSKTGLRRKNGSYIKFDDNALVLLKEDLNIIGTRIFGPVVRELSDKKFTKIVSLAQLVL, encoded by the coding sequence ATGATTCAAAGAGAAAGTAGATTAGTTGTTGCTGATAATAGTGGCGCTAAAGAAGTTCTTGTAATAGGTATTTTAGGCGGTACTCGTCGTCGTTATGCTAATATTGGTGATATTGTTGTTGTGACTGTTAAATCAGGATCAGGGACGGTTAAAAAACATGATGTTTTAAAAGGAGTGATTGTTCGTTCAAAAACAGGTTTAAGACGCAAAAACGGCTCTTATATTAAATTTGATGATAATGCTTTAGTACTTTTAAAAGAAGATTTAAACATCATTGGCACCCGTATTTTTGGTCCAGTAGTTCGTGAATTAAGTGATAAGAAATTTACAAAAATAGTTTCTTTAGCTCAATTAGTTTTATAA
- the rplX gene encoding 50S ribosomal protein L24 produces MSIKVGETVAILAGKDRYFMDETGQKKIKTGKVLKIFNQKQRIIVEGVNIKTKHQPPSKDQEKGSIIKQEGSIHISNVALIDPTTQTPTKVGIRFEKGKKIRYAKNSNNQLDGII; encoded by the coding sequence ATGAGTATTAAAGTAGGTGAAACTGTTGCTATTTTAGCCGGTAAAGATCGTTATTTTATGGATGAAACTGGTCAAAAAAAAATTAAAACAGGTAAAGTGCTTAAAATTTTTAATCAAAAACAAAGAATCATTGTTGAAGGTGTCAACATCAAAACTAAACATCAACCACCCTCTAAAGATCAAGAAAAAGGTAGCATAATTAAACAAGAAGGTTCAATTCATATTTCCAATGTCGCTTTAATTGACCCCACAACCCAAACTCCCACTAAAGTAGGTATTCGTTTCGAAAAAGGGAAAAAAATTCGTTACGCTAAAAATTCCAACAATCAACTAGATGGCATAATTTAA
- the rpsE gene encoding 30S ribosomal protein S5 gives MKTIKKEFIKKVSPYEEKVVKIKRITKVVKGGRRFRFSALVVVGDKKGQIGFATAKAQEIVDAIKKALEKAKKELIRIPLMGTTIPHDTIGRFGASKFFLKPASKGTGIVAGGTAARTILELVGISDVLTKTFGSRTSINVIRAVMDGLKSLRTKEEVAKLRGLTLAKNEQ, from the coding sequence ATGAAAACAATAAAAAAAGAATTTATCAAAAAAGTATCTCCTTACGAGGAAAAAGTTGTTAAAATTAAACGGATCACTAAAGTAGTTAAAGGTGGTCGTCGTTTTCGTTTTTCTGCTTTGGTAGTTGTTGGCGATAAAAAAGGTCAAATTGGTTTTGCCACCGCTAAAGCTCAAGAAATCGTTGATGCTATCAAAAAAGCTTTAGAAAAAGCCAAAAAAGAGTTAATTCGTATTCCTCTTATGGGAACCACTATTCCTCATGATACTATTGGCCGTTTTGGCGCTTCCAAGTTTTTTTTAAAACCCGCTTCTAAAGGAACTGGAATTGTTGCCGGAGGGACAGCAGCAAGAACTATTTTAGAATTAGTTGGCATTAGTGATGTTTTAACTAAAACCTTTGGTTCTCGTACCTCTATTAATGTTATTAGAGCTGTAATGGATGGATTAAAAAGTTTAAGAACGAAAGAAGAAGTAGCTAAATTAAGAGGTCTTACTTTAGCCAAAAATGAACAATGA
- a CDS encoding IS3 family transposase, which translates to MNKIIFDYINFYNYHREITTLGNLTPIEYKNFYKNNPELMPVYIKSKTKTIRRYN; encoded by the coding sequence TCTTTGATTATATTAATTTTTATAACTACCACCGCGAAATAACTACATTAGGTAATTTAACCCCAATCGAATATAAAAACTTTTATAAAAACAACCCTGAACTGATGCCTGTTTACATTAAATCTAAAACCAAAACAATAAGACGTTATAATTAA
- the rpsN gene encoding 30S ribosomal protein S14, with the protein MAKKSKIVKDRKQRALVLKYAPLRLELKKKADYLGLSQIPVKASPVRLKNRDSIDGRPRGYIRKFGISRIKFRQLAHEGKLPGVKKTSW; encoded by the coding sequence ATGGCTAAAAAATCTAAAATAGTAAAAGATCGTAAGCAAAGAGCGCTAGTTTTAAAATATGCTCCTTTACGTTTAGAACTTAAAAAAAAAGCTGACTATCTTGGCTTATCTCAAATTCCTGTTAAAGCGTCTCCTGTGCGTTTAAAAAATAGAGATTCTATCGATGGTAGACCTCGAGGATATATTCGCAAATTTGGCATTTCCAGGATTAAATTTAGACAGTTAGCGCACGAAGGAAAGTTACCTGGCGTTAAAAAAACTAGTTGGTAA